One part of the Marmota flaviventris isolate mMarFla1 chromosome 4, mMarFla1.hap1, whole genome shotgun sequence genome encodes these proteins:
- the Proser1 gene encoding proline and serine-rich protein 1 — translation MDKKSFETVLDEIRKAVLTEYKLKAIEYVHGYFSSEQVVDLLRYFSWAEPQLKAMKALQHKMVAVHPAEVVNILNCFTFSKDKLVALELLASNIVDAQNSRPIEDLFRINMSEKKRCKRVLEQAFKGGCKAPHAMISSCGTIPGNPYPKGRPSRINGIFPGTPLKKDGEECTNEGKGIAARILGPSKPPPSTYNPHKPVPYPIPPCRPHATIAPSAYNNAGLVPLANMIAPGVPPPSSYTPNPVGTENEDLSNQSKPTQNQTFSTPASQLFSPHGSNPSTPAATPVPTASPVKTVNHPSASAAATGSGMNMPNTVLPVFPGQVSAAIHTPQPSTPNPTVIRTLSLPTAPITSIHSTTSAPVPSVFSGLVPLPGPSATPNPAPQATTTPRATLASSESFASTSAPFTSLSFSATSAAASTNNPNSASLSSVFAGLPLPLTPTSQGISNPTPSVIAGGSAPSVAGPLGVNSPLLSALKGFLTSNDTNLINSSALSSAVTSGLASLSSLTKRNSDSPASAPSKCYAPPTVPTPQGSSTPGLAMFPGLPSPVANPTSTPPTLPVQSPLATATSSSTSVPVSCGSSASLLHGPHPGTSDLHISPTPAVTTIPVMIKTEPTSPTPSAFKGPSHSVTPSHGTLGLSGTLGRAYTSASVPVSLSTCLNPALSGLSSLSTPLNGSNPLSSISLPPHASSTPIAPVFTALPPFTSLTNSFPLPGNPSLNPSVSLPGSLIATSSTTATSAAMPPPSSTAAVLSGLSASAPVSAAPFPLNLSTAVPSLFPVTQGPLPPSNPSYPGFSVSNTPSVTPALPSFPGLQAPSTVTAVTQLPVAATAPSPAPVLPGFASAFSSNFNSALVAQAGLSSGLQAAGSSVFPGLLSLPGIPGFSQNPSQSSLQELQHNAAAAQSALLQQVHSASALESYPAQPDGFPSYPSTPGTPFSLQPSLSQSGWQ, via the exons ATGGACAAAAAGTCCTTCGAGACGGTGCTGGATGAAATTAGAAAG gcTGTTTTGacagaatataaattaaaagcaATTGAATATGTGCATGGATACTTCTCTAGTGAACAG GTAGTTGATTTACTGAGATATTTTTCCTGGGCTGAGCCTCAGTTGAAAGCAATGAAAGCATTACAGCAT AAAATGGTAGCTGTTCACCCAGCAGAAGTGGTCAATATACTCAACTGTTTCACCTTCAGTAAAGATAAGCTAGTTGCTCTTGAACTGTTAGCTTC AAACATTGTCGATGCGCAGAATTCTCGTCCCATTGAAGATTTGTTCAGGATAAATATGTCTGAGAAGAAACGGTGCAAAAGAGTACTTGAACAG GCTTTTAAGGGGGGCTGCAAAGCTCCTCACGCTATGATATCTTCTTGTGGAACAATCCCAGGAAATCCATATCCCAAAGGAAGACCTAGTCGTATAAATGGAATTTTCCCA GGAACCCCTTTGAAAAAGGATGGTGAAGAATGTACAAATGAGGGCAAAGGCATAGCTGCACGGATTCTTGGACCATCCAAGCCA CCTCCTTCGACATACAACCCACATAAACCTGTTCCTTATCCCATACCTCCATGCCGGCCACATGCAACCATTGCACCAA gTGCTTACAACAATGCAGGTCTGGTACCGTTAGCCAACATGATAGCTCCAGGTGTACCCCCTCCATCTTCATATACTCCGAATCCTGTAGGAACAG AAAATGAAGACCTTTCCAATCAGTCAAAACCTACACAAAATCAAA CATTTTCTACCCCAGCAAGTCAACTCTTTTCTCCCCATGGTTCTAATCCTTCAACACCTGCTGCGACTCCCGTCCCTACTGCATCCCCAGTCAAGACAGTAAACCATCCATCAGCCTCAGCAGCTGCCACCGGTTCTGGAATGAACATGCCCAATACTGTCCTCCCTGTGTTCCCAGGGCAGGTCTCCGCAGCCATTCATACACCTCAGCCATCGACGCCAAACCCTACAGTTATCAGGACCCTCTCATTGCCTACGGCACCCATTACTTCCATCCACAGTACGACATCTGCTCCTGTTCCTTCTGTTTTTTCTGGCCTGGTGCCACTGCCAGGTCCTTCTGCTACTCCTAACCCAGCCCCTCAGGCCACAACCACTCCTCGGGCTACTCTGGCTTCCAGTGAATCATTTGCTTCTACTTCTGCTCCTTTCACTAGCCTCTCCTTTTCTGCCACCTCTGCTGCTGCTTCTACCAACAATCCAAATTCGGCTTCATTATCATCGGTTTTTGCAGGTCTCCCTTTGCCCTTAACACCAACCTCCCAAGGTATATCCAACCCGACTCCTTCTGTAATTGCGGGTGGTTCTGCCCCCAGTGTTGCTGGTCCACTTGGTGTAAATAGTCCTCTTCTGTCTGCTTTAAAAGGCTTTCTGACATCAAATGACACCAATTTAATCAACTCCTCTGCTTTGTCATCTGCTGTCACGAGTGGGCTGGCTTCATTATCCTCTCTTACTAAGCGAAACtctgattctcctgcttcagcgcCTAGCAAGTGCTATGCACCCCCAACTGTCCCCACCCCGCAGGGGTCTTCCACTCCTGGGCTGGCCATGTTCCCAGGCCTGCCGTCCCCTGTGGCTAACCCAACTTCCACTCCCCCTACGCTGCCTGTGCAGTCTCCTTTGGCTACTGCTACGTCCTCCTCAACATCAGTGCCCGTTAGCTGTGGCTCCTCAGCCTCCCTTTTGCATGGCCCCCACCCAGGTACCTCAGACCTGCATATTTCACCTACCCCTGCAGTTACTACCATTCCTGTAATGATCAAAACCGAGCCCACAAGTCCTACTCCCTCGGCCTTCAAAGGCCCATCTCATTCTGTGACTCCCTCTCATGGCACTTTAGGTTTGTCAGGGACATTGGGTCGTGCATATACTTCGGCGTCAGTGCCCGTCAGTTTATCTACTTGCCTTAATCCTGCATTATCAGGTCTCTCCAGTTTGAGTACTCCCTTAAATGGCTCAAATCCCCTTTCTTCTATTTCCCTTCCACCTCATGCTTCCTCCACTCCTATTGCTCCCGTGTTTACTGCTCTTCCTCCTTTTACTTCTCTGACCAATAGTTTTCCTTTACCTGGCAACCCGTCTCTTAATCCATCGGTGTCTCTTCCAGGGTCATTAATAGCCACCTCATCTACCACTGCCACCTCCGCAGCTATGCCTCCTCCTAGCTCCACGGCAGCTGTTCTCTCAGGGCTCTCTGCCTCAGCACCAGTCTCGGCAGCACCTTTCCCCCTCAACTTATCCACTGCCGTCCCCTCACTTTTTCCAGTTACCCAAGGACCTCTTCCCCCTTCAAATCCCTCCTATCCTGGCTTTTCTGTCTCCAATACCCCAAGTGTTACCCCTGCTCTCCCTTCGTTCCCGGGGCTGCAGGCGCCCTCCACAGTCACAGCTGTCACACAACTACCTGTCGCAGCTACGGCCCCGTCACCAGCTCCTGTCCTCCCGGGATTTGCTTCAGCGTTTAGTTCTAATTTCAACTCTGCTCTTGTTGCACAAGCCGG TTTATCGTCTGGACTTCAAGCTGCAGGCAGTTCTGTTTTTCCAGGCCTCCTGTCCCTCCCAGGTATCCCTGGGTTTTCCCAGAATCCTTCACAGTCATCCTTGCAAGAATTACAGCATAATGCAGCAGCGGCACAGTCAGCATTGTTACAGCAG GTGCATTCAGCTTCAGCTCTGGAAAGCTATCCAGCTCAGCCTGATGGGTTTCCTAGCTATCCTTCAACACCAGGAACTCCATTTTCTTTGCAGCCAAGCCTGTCCCAAAGTGGATGgcagtga